CCACCGCCGCAGTCATCGTCGCTGTCGCATTCTAATGGAGTAGATTCGCAACATCCATCGCGAGATAAGCTTCAAATATGCCGCGAACCGTCAAAGAGAATGTCGAAGCTGCGGAGTTGGCGGTATTCGCGCGCAAGGAGCTTTCTTTGGGTGCGGCGGCAGAGGCGGGTTTGACGGGCAGATTCGAATCAATCCGCACGGGAGGGTTGCGGGCAAGCATCGCAACCGCCGATCACTATGGTTTCCTCAACACCATTGAAGGCGTCACCGATCAATCAGCCGAAGCTCTGCCGGATGTGCTCAGAAGGTTTCCGGACTCGCACGAGCCAGTCATCATCGCAACGTTTCCATCTCGGAACCTCGTTGAGTGGCTGCTTGACGAGGGTTACGAACAGGCCCCCGTTCGGCCTATTGCCTACCTATGCTCGGGTGCTGACTTCAACGCTGTGGAATTAAGCGCTGAGCAGTGGCAGATACGTGAAGTCTCAACCGAAACGGACGCTGCAGTCTTTAGGGATCTAATCGACGCCGGTTACGGAGCGTCAAGGGAAGTGGGTGCATTGATCCGGACGGAGCACGCCCTTCCGGCCATTCGTGGTTTTATCGCCTCGCGCAATGGGCAACCCCTGGCTGCGGCTGCCATGTCCCTGCACGCCGTGGGAGCCGTACTTGGCGGCGCTGCCACGCTCCCGGAAGCGCGAGGCGCGGGAGCACAGACTGCACTCCTTACGCATCGGCTCCGATTAGCGGAAGATATGGGCATGCCGTTGTCCACGGCAACCGCAGCTCCCGGAACGCCGAGCATTCGGAACCTGGCACAACTAGGCCTGACCGTCGTCGAACGAACAGCCTGGCGTTGCAGCCGTGCGATAAGGGTGCCGCCGGACGAGCGTGAAGCTTCGGTCACGGGGCGTCAATCGCATCGGCCGGGTTGATGATTGCTGCCTCGAGAAGTCTGTGACCTGATTCCTTCATCTTGAGGCGCATTGCTTCCGGCGAGCGAATGAAGAATGGAATATCCGCAGCCAGTAAATACACAGCCACCGTTTCGTAGGTATCCGCTCCTGTGTGAACGACGCAAGAGTGCTCATCCAGAGGCTCAACGTAGACTGCGTCGATCGGAAACCGTTGCGCCACGTCGGAAGCCGGCGCCTTGAAGACCGCTTCAACGCGGTATGCGTATGGTGCGGTGGCAATGCTGTTGGCTGTGTATTGGGCCATGTCGATTCCGGGAGGCTGACGAGGCACAAAGTGCCTCGTCGTCGGTGAGTAGGTGCCGATACGGTCAATGCGTAGAGTCTGCCATTCACCGGCGTCTTGATTCCAGGCCACGAGGTACCAGAGGTAGTCATTCTGAATGACCTGGTGAGGCTCCAATATCTGAGCAGGTTGCGTGTGGCCATGTGCCGACTCAGTGATTTTGACTTGAAGTCGCAGGCGACAGTACTTCGCGAGGTCTCGTATGGTCCGGGCCGACGTCGTCGGAATGGCGGACTGGTACGAGGCGACGTAGTTGTTGATGTCGTCCACCGCAGCCTTGTGCCTAGCGGGGAGCAGCCGGGAGAGTTTTTGGGCGAGCAACTCACGGTCAACTGACGATGGTTGCATCGACATAGCCGCCGACGACGACAATCCTGCCAAAAGTGCCACAACTTCGGCCTCGGTTGGCAGCAGCGGCGCTACCCTTCTGCCGGGACCAAGCTGGTATCCGCCGTGTGGGCCGG
This region of Arthrobacter roseus genomic DNA includes:
- a CDS encoding WYL domain-containing protein; amino-acid sequence: MALLAGLSSSAAMSMQPSSVDRELLAQKLSRLLPARHKAAVDDINNYVASYQSAIPTTSARTIRDLAKYCRLRLQVKITESAHGHTQPAQILEPHQVIQNDYLWYLVAWNQDAGEWQTLRIDRIGTYSPTTRHFVPRQPPGIDMAQYTANSIATAPYAYRVEAVFKAPASDVAQRFPIDAVYVEPLDEHSCVVHTGADTYETVAVYLLAADIPFFIRSPEAMRLKMKESGHRLLEAAIINPADAIDAP